DNA from Daucus carota subsp. sativus chromosome 1, DH1 v3.0, whole genome shotgun sequence:
TTGATGTGCTAACAGGGGCAATTTTGTGCTAACATAAGGAAAGGTTTGtcttcataataatttttgctCTGAAAGTTAAATTGATGCTTTGGAAATAAAATTTCCCCCACCTAAATTTAGACCAGATCTAGACCACTGTCAAGATAAACTTCTCCAACCTAAATTTAGACCTGATATAGACCCAGGGACGGAGCCACAACAAAGGTTGTGCTGGGCTCCAGCCCaggacaaaaataatattatgaaattttttattatgtagTCCAGTTTTTTGAAATTAGCCTATGATAAATTAGGCCCAACCcacttttttttatctaaaacatTGAGAGTTAGGGaagaatataaataaagaaaCTTGAAAATAAAACTCTAGTTAGGTTTTCGAGCAAAGAAGGGAAGAGATTAGAGATtcgaaaataattaacaaaagtaAGTAAAATTTGTCATTTGACaaagaatttttttcaaagttagtctaagtaaaaaataatttcgGGCTTCGCTCTTGTATAGGCCACTACGAAGATTTAGACCAAAATCAATtcaaattaagatttttaaacCACGACATCCTGAATGATCTTAATTCGAATAGAGAATGAGACATGCCAAAAGATTTGGTGACCAAAGAAGCAAAAGGAAAAATGTATCGAAGATATGCACGGTATTACAATatcatgaatttttttaatagaaattaaATAACAATTCATGAAGCAAAAGCAATATCCGTTTCAGAAGCATGGTATctgtgaataaaattatatttatagatgTACGAAAGTTTAATACTGTATATAATTTAgccatatattttaatcatatacaaCTATCTATATATTAGAATCTAAGCATAAAATCTCAATAATTATCAAACcgtttattaatttaatttgattataatttttctgTCATCTACTCTCCCTTTTTTCCGATACCAAACCCGACCGAAGTGTCCCTTTGAGGTACGATTAACGATGCCTTAATTGGAGCATGGTTGTTAACCTACGTGCTGAGTGTTCGCAGTTTAGTCATCGGTTTGTTTTTGGAATATAGTCTGTGTTATCTTTTGAAATTCAACTAGTCCTGTTTGGCGAAACTCCGAAATGTAGAATATGCTAATTGCCAAACCTAACTAACATCCAATCATTCATTTCCACTGTGCGCCCGTCCTCAACTCCTCAGTGATCATCACCTctacaataatttaaaattcggattttctagctactaataattaatttttgttgaaACCTCATTAATAATTATGATCTCTGTGTATGCACAAAAATTATGATCAATAAAAGTCTTCCATCACAATAAAAATAGTTAGTATATAtacatgagcacacactaaaaATATCCTTTAAAATTTTCACAAAGAAGATCAGCTTAACCTCAAAATTTCTTCGAATACatgatatgattatattttttgttctttGATTTCAAATCTCTCATTATCATTTATATGTTTAGTTAAATTGACCCaattttaaacataatctagctagtataattaaagaaaactaaaaattatgttactatatatataattcattttaaaatatgtttccAGTTTCTTAGaattatataacaataatttctaatttgaatttgaataaaaataataatcatataaaagtttaaacatgacaaataatttaaatcaagGAAttgtgttattatattttttttaattattaaaatttatatcattggCTAATTTTATAATCAGATTTTCGGTCATTACTAGATGacatatttcatttattttttatcaggagcaacataaaatttcaaataaaaggaTTCTGCTTAAAATGATTGTGTGAGCAATATCTCCATTTGGATATAATTCATTTTCAAGTACTTGGTGACATATATGTCAAACTACATTATTTAAAGTCTCTGGAAGCATGAAGCATGACCTCACTTATTCCTAAATTTGGAGCTTTGTGACAACTGTTTGTTGAAAATTATGGGAGCCTAATTCATGATGATTGAACTACTATTTTATTACTCCctcaaagataaaataaaaaaattgaaaagctATTGTGTAAAGTAAATAGGTAGTAATAATGAGAGAATCGGTTGGGGGAGAATCAATAAAGAAAAAGATTTGACCTTTGCGTCGTTTGGGGACACCCTCTGATTATAAGGCAAACCAACCATAAACCAACGCAAATTTCACATGCATACACCTCGGCTCTTGCACCTCCTACGTTTACGATTTCACTTCTTCCTTTTGGCTCGAAAGAGCTCACATTCGTTCTGCAGAACACAGGTTGTTTATTTATTAACGGGTTGATTTAACTATTTTGTCAATTaattatagatatttattagtaaattaaattaattattttaattagtaaattgAATTATTTATTTCGAACAGAATTATTTGATTACATTTTAGTTCGATAACCGAATATAACTAGTCTTCTAACTGAAAACCTctttcaaattaaataatatcaaatctCTAAATTTTTATCAGTCTCGAACTTCCAAACATGTCATCATTAAGCTAagtgtaataaaaaaaaactctttaaaATACTACTATGCCCAAGTCtctaaatttttttctaaaagacAATAGTGAAagtacagttttttttttcccatcATCGAATTAAGTTGAAGATGGACCATTGcatttatttcgaattaataatcattttaattttatgtacgTATTTTAAGCTTTTATCTTTGTTTCTAATAtctataaaatgaaaatataaataaaaagttcaaaatCAAATTTACAAACTATCATTTTCAtacactttaaaatattaaaaaaagaaaataattactCATTTTAAAACTGCAACGAGAAAAAATTGAAAGTACATTATTTTTTGACACAAAGAAAAGCAATTTCATTAATTAGAACATAATACAGTCGGAACAAACCCCCAACTAACCATACAACCAGGTTGGAAAACAAATAtcatactaaaaacaattagtTGATTTGTTTTCTGATCGCTTGACATGTAGAATTTAAAAatgagttaattgcaattggcacctTTTTATTTCAGcatattgcacattgcacctaataattttggaaaatacactttgcagccccagacttttaacccgtagacactttgcaccctttccgttaatttctgccgttaccgttaacttttgcgggggcattttgggaaatttaattatatttaattaaaatcagacctttatttaaattttctgaccatctaaacgatattttttggaaaacttatagttctaagaagatttttttattctctacaactttcgttctttaaatttttccgataaatatcgtttagatggtcaaaaaatttaaataaaaatccgattttaattaaatataattaaatttcccaaaatgcccccgcaaaagttaacggtaacggcagaaatcaacggaaagggtgcaaagtgtctacgggttaaaaatctggggctgcaaagtgtatttttcaaaactattaGATGTGATGTGCAATATACTGAAACCAAAAGAGTGTCAGTTGCAATTAACTCTTTAAAAAATTTTAGAGCTAAAATTGAAATCAAAAATCTTTCGAGCGATCAAAATTGCACCAACATCAAAATTAGTTTAacctttaaatcaaaattttcaaatactaATCCAACTCATAAACACTGGACTTAGCTCATTAGTGCAGACAATCTCAAATTCTCGAAACCTTTTCATTCCACAAAATAATACTCCAATCCAATTCTGTCGCACTTGTTTTTTCTTGTTACGGAAAATATGCGTCCATTCAAGTGAACTGGACGGCACCCAGTCAAAACGAACGTGGATAAATAATTCAAAGTCACTTAATAATCTCCATTTGTTGGCTTCTTATACCTACACATTCTTCTTCTTACGTCTACTAGTTCCCATTTTTGGTCAATCTTAAAGTATTTAACATCTTCCTGCCCTGCTCTTGTTTAGGCGGAGCTGTCAATGAGCTCACAATCTCTCACCCCTTTTATTCATTTCTCCAACTCCCCCGCATTCACACACATTTACACTTTATTTATGTGACGAGAATTTAATGTCGAGCAGCGGTGCCTCGCTTATTCAACTTCACATGACTTGAGTGCTTCTGTAACCTCCTTTTTATTCCGAATTACGTTTCTTTGTAAGTCTCCTAACTCCTACTTTCTTATCACTTTTTTCTCCGTAAATATtttacgagccgagctcgagagGTGAGATATATTTGATGCACCTAATTGCGTTGCATGTAATATTTGTATGTATGCATAACATGAGCACAGGCATATAGATTGTGGGTATTTTGTGTGTGTGAAATTTGAAAATGAGTCAGTTTGGTGAATTGTTGGGTTTGAGTTTGGGATTGCAGGGAAGAGAAGAAGGGAAAACGATTCTTGAATTTTTGAAGGAGAGGATGGACGGTGTGGATCGATTGGAGAGACGCAAGTCACTTGCTCAACGGCTGGGATTCAAAGGGATGGGCTGTTGTGGGGCCACTTGGGGTGTACGAGATTCGGACATAAGCGTCATGGACGACGATGATCGTTCCTATGATTTTGATTCGGGCCCACCGTTGACAAACAATCAGACAGAGCAGCAGGCTGAGGATGTAGAATCGGGTCGGGTTGACCCGGTTGTCAGTCCGGATCCGGGTTGTGAAAGTGGAGCTCCGGTCGTGGCGGGGATGAATTTAGCGGATGCGTTGGCCGCCGAACGGCAATTCCGGGCGGGTGACGAGGGAGAAGACGGGTCGGGTTTGAGTCCGACCCGACCCGATAATGTGCCGGATACGCCGTTGAGGGTGTCGTTGATGAGACTGTTGGAAGAAACGGACGGCGGAGATGGGGAGGAGGTGGAAGAGAAAGGGGTGGTGGGGTCCACGGGGAGTGCGGATTCAGTGTGCTGCGTGTGCATGGGAAGGAAGAAAGGATCGGCGTTTATACCATGTGGCCATACTTTTTGTAGGGTGTGCTCGAGGGAGCTGTGGTTGAATCGAGGGACGTGTCCTCTTTGCAACCGTCAGATCGTTGAAATTCTTGATATTTTCTGAGATTTTGCTCTGTGATCGATGAAGGTTTGTATACGCAGATTTGATTTACATTTTTATGTATCCCTCGTTGTGAAAAAAAGGCTGGCAATGTGTGGTTTCTTTGTAAATATCGAAATTCAAGCCAACGAGTCGACCATCGAGGCATGTATGGCATTTGACAAAACTCAAGCTTAACAAGGGAATCGAAAAATTAAGCTTGGTAGATTCTACATGGATTATGTAATGATTTTCTATGTGTTTTTTCTGCAgttaaaatcttgaaaattaatACATGGCTTTTTCCctaaacaaaggaatgtaatTCTCCCACCGTCCctctataaaattttatatgatccttactttttgcacgtatttatTGAGAAGCtttatattttggatttgatttATCTTGGATAAACTGCATTGCTGATTTCGGCACCCTAAAAGATAAACAGCAGAAGATGCTGAGATATAAAAGGATTCAGATTCGGTTCGTCGTTGGATGAACTGCATTGCTGATATTAACACCCAAAAGAGAAACAGTAGAAGTTGGATGAACATGAACTGCATTGTTAATAGTGACACCCAAAAAAGAAACAGTAGAAGATGCCATTCATTTGCTGAGAAATAAAAGCATTTTCGAAAATTCGAGTGATTGAAGCTGAAACAGCTACTTTCAAAATAACAGAAGAAAAACGACTGGACAAAGTGTTCGAGGTCATTGTGCAATGTCCTAATAAAATGCCTAGTGGCATGACCGATCTATTTGGTTTTGGGGGGTAACCACAAGAGGTAAATGACATGTAAGAGAGGTACCTTCAGTCCTTCACATAATACTTGTAAAAAAAAAGTAATCAAGTAAAGGGTAAGATGACAAACCCAAAGAGATACAGTACCATTCTTCTCTCAATTGCACATCAGCTGCACCAATGAAATTAAAGCACAGTACAAATTgtcaaattcaaaatatgttCGGAACGTCACCCCATAATGGAACGGGAAGGAATGGATTGGAAAATTTGTGAACAAACTTCAAAATTAGTTAAATCTTAAATCCAATGCGCTTCCATTCAAATCTTGACGTTCCTATGATTGTCGACGATTAGCGTATAAGATTCCCAGCAGTAGAAATAAAGTTGGTTGCGAACAGGAGCAAGATTCATAGTGGTGAAACCGGAAACAACATAACAGAGGAAACAGTGAAGAATAGCAATCAGGCAATCACCTTGTTCTATTTCTCTGGCACATCATTCATATCAGGTTTCTCATGAATACCATCACTTTTCGAATCAAGCTCTGCTACCTCTGCTTTAGTTTCACTTGAGTTGGATTCATCCTCAGCATCAACCTCATCCACAGATTCCTTTTTTTATTCTTCGAGTGCAGCAGTCTGATGTCAACCACCCACCATTGAATCAATTACAAATGAAACATATTACAGAGAATGAAATAAGTAAATGACTTAGCATAGCTTCTCATATCACATAATGCATCTTaaaattaataactaaaatataggAATATCGTatgctgttttttttttgtgtactTTCAAGTTTCATTTTACCCTTAGACGTACTCTGAAAACAAAAACACTAGAAGCACCCAAGCAAAAGAACCCCGACATTATTtcagatattttaaaaattaccaGCAACTCAGTAAGAGTTGCCGAACAACACAGCTACAATGTTAGAGGCACCCAGAATAGTAGACAATTAACTGAGATGTTCAGAACAAGGATTAACATTAACCGTCCAATGACGATCACTCAATTGTAATCTCAGAATAACAGATCATAACGGACAGGACAAAGAAAAGACCCTCGATTCAGAAAGTGAACTTCTATGTTTACCAGAACTCATAGAGTTCATATTTGTATGATGCCTGTGAGATTCACATCTTTTGAAGCAGCAATGCGGGTAAAGGCCCAACGAATAGAACATTGTGTAATTAATATAACGGAAGAATCTTTCTATAGCAGCCTTTTCTAGTTTTGCATTATAACACTGAGTTTGATGCACTTGAAAGAACTATTGTTCTTATCTAATAGTGCAACAATTTGTTATAACTTAAAACCTCAGCAACAGAGCATCAGATGAAGACTACAGGTGTGGATTGGCTATATACAATGTGCTTACGGTAGAAGAGCTTGATGGCTGAGGTAGAACAACTTTGGCACAAAACGCTTTGGCACGCATTCATGACACATAAAATGTGTCCTTTAATAAAAACTTACAAAGTTTGTACCTGTATCCCAAGATTGCTAGCATTATTTGATTACAACTTATACTATAATGGAACGGGAAGGAATGGATTGGATCTAAGATTTGAATGGAAGAATGGATTATGTAAAAGCTAAGAGTGAATAAAAACGAGATACTGCAAATCCAAAGATACAGCTTGCAAGATAATCGAGTAATGTCATGAAAGGTggaataatattatatagacATCCCATAAAATAGTACAGATTTTAATGTTATTCAGGGGATTCAAAACTCAAACACATTCATGAAGGCCAAGCACCAAGGAACCCAGAGCAGAACAATACTTTCTCTGAAAATGACCTACGCTGGACATTCATATGTACATATAGGTAAAAAAAGTGAAGGCATTGCTCCAATAAATTAGCAACGGAGAGAACTCAAAATAAGACTAGAGAAAAAACCTTACGTGAACCATTTAAAGCCGGTTGTGCAACCAAATACTGGCCTCCTCTGCCAAGACAAGACTCACACAGTAACACTAAAGGCTATATATTACTGCAGACAAGAGTAACTGCATAATTGCATCGccattcttatatataaaaataaaatattgttagttTCATTAGCCATAAAAATGCAACACAGCAATGTGTAAAACCTAGTGGGCAAATCAATACGTTAGGTGAACATAGCTTTTGGAAATGGCATGGTTCATGTGAAAATTCATTCAGGTTCAGTTCAGGCCGGATTCAATGGGTAGCCGTGTTTATTAGTCAGGAATTAAGGGCTTAGTCATCTAAGATAAGACAGAGGACCTTAATAGAAATTTAAGCTCTAACCTGTAATGATAAACCGCTCACCATTTATGATTGCTTTAAGTAAAACTGTGAAATCCGTTGCAGGAAAGAACTAGGTAGGTAGatgagatcttagaaattcaAGCTCTAAGAAATCAATTAAGAGAATCAACTAATTGTCTAGTACAATTACTCATCGTGCATCAGTAATCACAGTTACAAATATGAATATgtgatatattcatatttgtTAATCTTGCTTGTTCGAAATTTCAAATGACCTTCACCAGATAAATATAAATCTATAAGCAAAATTGCAAGGTACATTATTCCTCCTCCTTCCTTTTGAAACACCAGATAACACGTGTAAATTACAGATGCCGCTAAATTTCATCTAGGCGAGACTCATATTGTCGTATCAGATACCATCAAAAATACAGACTTCAGACGGATATGATCACTTGTTTAGCAAGAAATCAATAACATAAATCACCGTCATATACCAAGACAAATCAGTTTCTACGTTCAAAGTTCCTAATTTGTACACAAATAACTGTACTCTAATACATTTTACATTCTTTGCTAATAGCTACCATGTCAAATTGACTTCACCCGGTACATTagtaattatatatctataagcAAGGTACATTATAACAGATGGGATAttcatgaaaaataaaaatactatataAAGAAACTCCAAACATTACAAACATAGATTGCAAAATCTTAAAAAGACGCAAGTGCATAGTACAATTTAATCAACTCATCAATCATCAACATCTGATAAACTTTAGCAGGACTTGTACATTTACATGTCAAACCGAAAACCAAACAATAATTAGCAAAGACGGTAATGTTGATGATCTaatatttctataaaaaaaacgGAAAATGGAAAAAGGAGAACCACTCTTCTATTAAGTAAAAAGATGTTTTGTTCCTCAATCATACTGAGAAATGAGGAAAAATATAATGAGAAATAATTTGAGCTTActtgcaagttgaacaaataaATCACTCCCCTGAAATATGATTTGGCTTATCATTTTCTGCTTCACTTGCAGCATCATCAGTTACTTTAAGTTTCACTTCATTAACTTCAGCTCCCCCACCATTAGAACAGTGATTCTTCAAAACTGTTGAAATATCAACCTCAGAAGCTCCAGCAAGCTTAAATCGCTCAATGGAAGTATCGAGTTTCTTCTCCCAGCCTGTCAACCC
Protein-coding regions in this window:
- the LOC108209146 gene encoding uncharacterized protein LOC108209146, coding for MSQFGELLGLSLGLQGREEGKTILEFLKERMDGVDRLERRKSLAQRLGFKGMGCCGATWGVRDSDISVMDDDDRSYDFDSGPPLTNNQTEQQAEDVESGRVDPVVSPDPGCESGAPVVAGMNLADALAAERQFRAGDEGEDGSGLSPTRPDNVPDTPLRVSLMRLLEETDGGDGEEVEEKGVVGSTGSADSVCCVCMGRKKGSAFIPCGHTFCRVCSRELWLNRGTCPLCNRQIVEILDIF